Genomic segment of Capra hircus breed San Clemente chromosome 13, ASM170441v1, whole genome shotgun sequence:
tggagcaaccaagcccatgtgccacagctactgaacctgcATTCCAGAGTCTGGagaccacaacttctgagcccatgaCTACAACTATtgcagcctgtgtgccctagagcccatgctctgaaacaagagaagccaccacaatgaaaagcctgaGCGTAACTAGACAGTAACCTCTGTTTGCTGCCACTAGAGAAAAAgaccacacagcaacaaagacccagcacagccaaaaacaaataaataaaattattttttaaaagcattgtgAAGTGTATAACATGTGGAAGTAAAAAGGATGACAACTTAGCACAGAAGACATCATGGGGAAAATTGAACCACAATAGTATAAAATTCTTATGCAGCAGAACAttggtttggattttttttcaatgaatatattggaaacatttatttttgagatttgtgACAGTTTGAAAACACTTGTAAACCACATAGCCTAGAAATATCAAAAATTAATAGTTAGATATgtcataaatgcataaaatatatgtagggcactcagtttagttcagttgctcagttgtgtccaactctttgtgaccccatggactgcagcatgcccaggcttccctgtccatcaccaacttccagagcttgctcagactcatgtgcattgagttggtgatgccatccagacatctcatcctcggtcctccccttctcttgTGTAGGCACTAGTCTATCCTTAATAGGCACAAGGTGAatgattatttaatataaaattaacaatgTGTAagcttccttgggcttccctagtggctcagacgataaagaatgtgcccgcaatgctggagacctgggttcagtccctgggttgggaagatcccctggagaagggaacagctacccactccagtatccttgcctagagagtcccatggacagagaagtctggagagctacagtccatggggtcacaaagagtcagatacgactgagcaactttcactttagctCCCTTCCTGTTTTATAACTTTGCCTTCAGAGAATTATATTACCATGCAGTATGtgtctctttctttcatttaaaaatgcaacaATGCTTCCAATAGTTTATTATGAATATGACTGCAATACTGCATGCCATAAGAATTTTCTAACCGTTCATTAGAGTATAGGCTGGGCTATTGTAAGGCAATTGTATTGATAGCACTAGGTGATCGTAAAGTGATCATATTGCTGCTTCTTGGTTATTAATGCATGAATCATTAtactttcatatataaatatgaattcctttttcacattatcttttcTGTGTCCAGTGTTAGTAATATATACAACATCTACAGTGTTTTGTATCATCTAAAACAAAATTGATGTGGGTACTGACAAATGATTCATCTTACAAACAGGTAATATAAGCTTACAGAATCAATACATATGGTAGAGcaaatgtattttctcttccttatcattttcttaataatgttTTTTCTATAGCTTACTCTATGTAAGAATACAGTATATAGTATAGTACATATATAGTACATATGTATATAGTACATATGTGTTAATCATCTGTTTAGGCTGTTGGTAAGGCTCCTAGTCAATGGTAGGTTTTAGTAATACCTTGTTCAAGTGTCAACTTTATTATATGTGAAGTGGTATAATGTTATTTGGAGGTAGAAAGAGATGCATATTGTAACCCCTAGAGGATctgctaaaaataaaacagaaatgaagttaataagggctttcctggtggctcagatggtagagaatcaatctgcaatgcaggagacctgggtttggtccctgggttgggaagatcccctggggaagggaatggctacccgcaccagtattcttgcccgaaaaatctcatggacagaggggcctggagggctacagtccatggggtcgcaaagagtcagacacaactgggagacTAATTAAGCATGCACATATGTACTTAAAAAGccaatgatagaaataaaatcaaatactggaaaatattcaattaatccaaaagtcaggaaaaataaaccaagagtagatggatagatggaacaaataagaaacaaataaCAACATGGTGGATTTTAAAGTAATCATATCAgcaattacattaaatataaatgatctAAATCAAAGTTCAGCACAAACTATGGCCCACAGACCCACCCTCCATTTTTGtacataaagttttattagaacacaatCATGCCTATTCATTTCTAtactgtctgtggctgcttttgtgctgtaTGACAAGTTGAATAATCAAAAAAGTGACTATATGGCtcacaaaatgtaaaatatttattatttattcctttCAGAAAAAGTTCTCTGATCTAAATATTCCTGTGAAAAAGCAGAGATTGTTGGACAAGCTCTAAAAGCAGCATTCAATTATATGTTGTCTATAAGAAATTCATTCTAAATTAAATATACCAAAGATATTATTAATAGTGGTTTTTTTCATCTGAAGTTTTCATTTTGCTGCATAATCTCTGCTTTCAACAAATTGCTTTTATCTGGTTGTTGTTGGTGGTGATGGCGGTCTCATTTTCTCATGCCAGTGACAGCCTATGAAGACTAGTCATTGGTAGACTTCTAGTTAGCTGCACTTATTTAAGAGAAGCatgcctaaaaaaaaataaagatgattagGAGTCCAGTACAGAGGTGGGGATTTTCAACTGTGCATCTCACTGAGGGAGATCTAGCCAGTTTGTTCGCTGGGAAGCCCCCACTCAGAATctagttttccttttcctctgtctGGATTCCCCAGACTAGTGTCTTCTCTTCTGGAAAGACTAGGCTGGCTGCCATCATTCAGGGATCAGAGTGGAGGGAGGTGACTGGGACTACAGGAACTTGACTCCCTCTTAGGATGGAGCTCTCACACTCAAAGGTTGGTGAGGTCCCTCAATGAGAGAATTTCTACCTATTCTGTCCAAGAGAGAGAGAGCTCCAGTAACTTGCCAGGGTTGGGAGGAACagtcaatagatgaatggaatcAGGAGATGAGTCAGGTGCTGTTTAACTGACTTTCCAATTAATCATACCATTTTTAGCCTGCCCTCACCCCAGTTTCTGGTAGTAGCTGATGTTGCTGATTTCTGAGCTCTTTTGGGATCCCGTGGTTGCTTTTTGGCTTTGCCAGGGTCAGATTTCTCTAATTGCTAAATTAGTCACCATTAGTCCTCTCACTTTCAGGTTCGAACAATACTTACACATCCAACACCATACTTAACTGGAAGACTCTAGTGGCaagctcatcagttcagttcagttcagttgctcagtcgtgtccgactctttgcgaccccatgaatcgcagcacaccaggcttccctgtccatcaccaactcccggagttcactcagactcacatccatcaagtcggtgatgccatccagccatctcatcctcggtcgtgtccttctcctcctgcccccaatccctcccagcatcagagtcttttccaatgagtcaactctttgcatgaggtggccaaagtactggagtttcagctttagcatcattccttccaaagaaatcccagggctgatctccttagggTATGCTAATGAGATTAACCAGGAAGGGGAGGGTTTTAAAAAGTCCTGTGTAGAAAAGTGAAGGTATTGAATGTTTTAGCCTGGGAGATAAGATTTGGAGATGAGAAGTACCTCCTAATCATCATTTTCAAACATTTGAtaagttgaaggcaaaaggagaagggggcagcagaagataagatggttagatagcatgatcaactcaatgggcatgaatctgagcaaactgcagaagacagtggaggacagaggaaactggtatgctccagtccttggggtcacaaagagttggacaaaactaagcaactgaacaacaacaatgtataaaatagagaaaatttgtttttaataaatccagaaagagaaACCAGCATTTAATGGGAGAACGCTATGAGGAGATGGATTTTGGCTCAACAAAAGAATGTTCTAAAATAAAGGCTGACCAAAAATTGAGTGGTTGGCCTCAGGAGGTAGTGAGCATTCCATAGTAAAGTAGGGGCAGGGACTACTAATTTATTAGGTAAATTTACACAGTGTGCAGTCATTCATACATTCACACTTGGTTACTGATTATCTTGTGCATGTCTACAAGAAATCAAAAGTTTATTTCCTGCTCTTAAGGAATTTGCTGGGGAATATTTTATGGCTCCCTGTCTTCACTCTTTTGACCTTCCCTCCATTGATTTAGTCAATGAATATTTCTTGAGCTCCAGTGGCCAGGGAGCATTCTAGGCATTGGGAATGCATCAGTGATTGAAATAGAACTCCTGCCCTCATGGGGTTTGCAAACAAGACAGTCACTTACTTTGCTTCATCTTTCTACTGTTGTCTTTTGCATGTTCTTCTCTATACTGCCAGCCATGACCATCATTCAGGTCTGTTTATTTCTCACCTCAACAACTGGAGGGGCAATTAAATTGTCTCTTCTTTAATCTCTCTCATATCCAGCTTGCATATTCATTTTTCTGAAGCAACGCCACTGACCCATTCTGATTTCCTAGTGTGGGCAGAAATCAGTGGACTCTCCTCAGCTTGGGTCCCAGGGCCCTTCGTGGTCAAGTAGTCATCAAACTTTCCAACCACATGTCCTGTTATATTTTAtgcatgtttttgctttttttgttctcCTTAACTGGAGTAACACTTCTCTATCCTTGAATATCCAAATCTTATCTATCttccaaatattaaataaaatatcataatgTCTATAAAGCTTCCCATGACTTTATTAATAACGTCTCTTTCCTCTGAAGCTCACACCTGTTTACAGTCATTTATATAACTTTGTATAAGCACTCTTCCTTAACACCAGAATTCATGTTTGAAGAGTCCTGCTATGCTCAATTCTATGCCCACATATATTTCCTGAGTGATTAAAGAGaaagatttagaaataaattctAGCATCATTTCCACTGTTGAAGAAGTGCTGTGTGAAGTGAATTTATCTCATTCTGTATAAAGAAGCATCAACTTCATCTTTTGAGTGGATTGTTTATGGAAAGCAGATAGCAAACCGCTTTCTCCTTCTCAACAAACatatttaacctctctatgcATGGAAGTGTAGTCAGGTCATTTGTCCAGGCCCCTGTTTTTGTGGTGGGCTTCATAAAGCCCACCCTGGATGGAATAAGCCATCTTTGGACATGTTGACCACAAGGTTGTGAGTGCCACTTTGGGGAACTTttcaataatttataataatttatttacaaaccCACTTgcacatctgaacttccaaattTTGGTTAAAGCAGAAGATGGGTTGATATTCCGCGGTCAGCTTTCCTGTCTGTTCCTAAGGATGATATTTGCGGAATCAAAAGCATACCTGAGCAGGCCACGTGACAGCGGTTTTTCTCTTGTAGCTTTGTATTTCTGCACCACGTGTCACTGTTTATCTGAAAGATGCCATAGTCGGTGCTCCCGTCCTGCAGCTGGGTCTGAGCCGTGGTGTTGTAGTGGCTCTCATAGTAGGCCATGCAGATccctagaggggaaaaaaagccaggAGTGTCAATAAAAGAAATTCATTGTTTCCTCCTATCTGCTCTTAGGGGAGGGTTCCCTTATACATATTACACCAATGCTTTGCTCCCGACGTGCCCTGGGGAGTGTCAGGGCAGGTAGCACACCTGAGAAGCACaggatgggcagggaggcacacCTAGTCAGCGGCTGACCCTGGACCAGACTAAATATCAGGTCTGCCCCTTGCAATGCTAGCAAGAGGGAGTTGTTTTCTCCTTGCTTTGATGATGCCAATCACACAGGACTCCAGGAGTGAGGAcaggaggggcagggaaggggagggaagctCCGGAGAGCAGTCGTGGAGGATATGTGAATAGCCAGCATCCGTTGCTGGTGGAGCAGAGCAAGGACAGGCTGGAAGCAAACAGAAGTAGGTATGGGAGGGGCCTTTGACATCTCAAGGAAGAGTTAAAGGGCAGAAAGAGAACAGGAAGGGAGAAATCTCACAGTTTCCAAGGCTAAAGCCTCGGTAATTGTCCAGGCTGGCCCTCGAAAATATTTTTGCCAGTTTACATCGAGTGTAGATTTTGGGCTCAACGGCTGTGACCAGGCAGCCCATCAGGGCCAAAATACCAGCAGCCTTCATCCCCAGGCCTGTTGAAGGCAGAACCTGTCAAGAATAAGAGACCACATGAGACAACCCTGCTTGATTCCCAAGACTAAGTTTCTCGCCAACAAGAACTTCCAAATCTGCCAGCCTGAATGTGTCCTGTCACTTGTAAACACTGAGAACTAGCATCAGGGAAAACCCAAGTGCCAATAGTACATAGTACAGGGAAGGAATGATTGCAAGCTCTCTAAAACTTTCTACATGGCTGTAGAAagttgtgcatgtgtgcatgtgttcatgctgtgcatgtgtgttccgttacttcagtcacgtccaaccctgcgacctcatggacggtagcccaccagactcctctgtccaagggactctccagtcaagaatactggagtgggttgccatgccctcttccagggaatctttccagcctaggggtcaaacccgagtctctaggtttcgtgcactggcaggcagattccttaccactagtcacacctgggaagccattctacatgctgctgctgctcagtcgcctcagtcgtggccgactctgtgcggccccatagacggcagcccaccaggctcccccgtccctgagactctccaggcaagaacactggagtgggttgtcctttccttctccaatgcatgaaagtgaaacgtgaaagtgcagtcgctcagtcatgtccgactctgtgcaaccccatagatggcagcccaccaggctccaccatccctgggattctccctgcTACTTTCAAGTAAATGCTAAGCTCCTGCGACCTGGCAAGGAAGGGAATCAACCTTCCTTTACTGATGTCCAGAAAGAATCCACAGAGGGTGACACATTTCTCGGATTCCCCATTTTAACTCTATGACTAGAAATAACCAGAGTACAATGAGGTAAGCGTTGCCTGTACACGTGGAATCAGACATCTCAGTTTCAACCAGAGATCGATAtacataggtcttcatagacaaCCTTAAGATTTATTGTTGGGAGTTTAttgaaagaagattttttttagaAGAcaggaaatgttttgttttttatgtttaatttttaaaacctttttattttacattggagtatagccaactaccaggcttccctggtggctcagacagtaaagaatccacctgcaatgtgggagacctgggttcaatctgggttgggacgatcccctggaggagggcatggcaacccactccagtattcttgcctggagaatttgatggacagaggagcctggcgggctacagtccatggggtcacaaagagtcagacatgactgagcgactaagcacagcacagcacatagcggattaacaatgttgtgatagtttcaggcgaacagcaaagggactcagtgatacatatacatgtatctgttctgaAGGTAGAATATTTAGCACcttatctttcctctttttttttttcataactcattatctcctttttctctttatacTTTTCCAAATATGGGAACGTTGCTTCAAAAATATCAGTGTTATATTGCAAATGCAATAGAATATTTTTCTGGATTCTTCCATCACTGTTTCATGGGTCCCCTGAAAAGCTTGGTGTCAATGGCAAGCAAGAAGGGGACAAATGACGATGagtcaaaagaagagaaagtgctGGTGGTGGGAGGACATAAAGGGACTCCCACctaatcatttaaaatgaaagtagGATCAAAAGGTCCATGCCTTGCTGGCTACTGGTTTTCCAGAAGTTATTCTTCTTCCAAAGAAATTTGTCTTCCCCAAATAGGTCAACCTTGCTGAGATGAGGGTGGAGTGAAATCTCTGGTAACTGCTCCTGATTCTGAATCTGACATTCATACATACTTTCATCCAGTATTATTTTCTTCACCTGCCTAGACATTTCTAGAGTTGTTCATTTCTCCTTGTGGGGCCAAGTTTCCCAGTTGAGAGGAGAGGCTAAGAGCAAGGCTGAATATTCAGCAAGGCCAGAAGGGAATCATTATGGGGGCTTTAAGAGAACTGACCAATAAGCGGACTACATGTCAGATGGGGTGTCTAGATACATACTGGTGAGTAGCAAGGATCAGTAAAATAGGCCTGCTTTttgtaagtaaagttttattagGACACAGCCATACCCATCCAGTAATATATTGTATACGGCTGATTTTTACAGTTGAGTATTGTGTTGGAAATTGTATAGACCATAAAGTCTAAAATATTCAGTATCTGGACCTTTATAGCAAAAACCCCTGATGTATAGCAGGGAACTATACCCTAGAACTGTGCCAGGAACCGAGAGGGAGACCAACAGAGGTTTATGACATAGAGTTTACAAATCCAGTTGGTGTCTATCCCTTATCTTTAGACTCTCACTGGTCTCAagcaaatcaaaataaaacaaaagcccaCAGCAGTGGTGGCCCCAAGTACAACAGTCTACATCCTTCAAGCTGGGGGTTGCCATTGTTGATTCTTTGGGACAGATGGCTTCACTAGAGtgatttcagtcagtcagttcagtagctctgttgtgtccgactctttgcaaccccatgaaccgcagcatgccaggcctccctggccatcaccaactctcagagtctacccaaactcatgtccatcaagtcagtgatgccatccaagcatctcatcctctgccatccccttctcctcttgccttctatttttcccaacatcaggtcttttcaaatgattcagctcttcacattaggtggccaaaatattggagtttcagattcaatatcagtccttccaatgaacacccaggactgatttcctttaggatggactggttggatttccttgcagtccatggggctctcaagagtcttctgcaacaccacagttcaaaagcatcaattcttcggtgctcagctttctttatggtccaactctcacatctatctatacacgaccactggaaaaaacgtagccttgactagatggacctttgttggcaaagtaatgtctctgcttttcactatgctgtctaggttggtcataactttccttccaaggagtaagtgtcttttaatttcatggctgcagtcaccatctgcagtgattttggagccccccaaaataaagtcagccactgtttccagtcttTCTCCATCCAATTGCCATGAaatgctgggaccagatgccatgatcttcgttttctgaatgttgagctttaagccaactttttcactctcctctttcactttcatcaagaggcttttgagttcctcttcactttctgccataagggtggtgtcatctgcatatctgaggtgattgatatttctcccggcaatcttgattccagcttgtgcttcttccagcccagtgtttctcatggtgtactctgcatataagttaaataaacagggtgacaatatacagccgtgaagtactctttttcttatttggaaccagtctagaGTGATTTAGGTCTTATTAAAAGGGTACCTGCCCCAGAGACATGCCTCAGGTGATTCTGGGGGAGAAACACCATTCTACTTACCTAATCAGTGATTAGGAGCTCACACAAGCTTCCTGCATCCCACAAAGCCATTCTGATCCTGACCAGGCACAAGTGATCTTGGCCAAACCAAGGACCTTTCTGTAGAGCTTTAGAGAAAGAAGAGTTCTTAGCTCTTTTGTTTCCAACTGTCAAGAGATTCTAGAATTCTATTTCTTGGGACTTATATGATAACTACATTTAGGGACAGgctacttctttttcttcatcttcttcctcACTTCTCAACTCCACTGAGGCCTCCCACCTGACTGAGAGCTTGTTTCTAAAATAACAGCCTCCAAACTTTATCATAAATCCCATCAGTAAAGAAAATTAAGTGTGTTTCCCCTGTAGGTATATACTGAATTATAAACCATACTCAAGTCCTTCTGTACTAATATGTTACATAAATTATAAGCACTACCAAACTAGAATTTAAAAAGGGTATGACAGACATGAAGTTAACATTCAAAAGTTGTTTTAACAGTACAAAGGGTCTTTTCTCTAACTGAATTACTATcattactaaaatatttttagtaagaTCAGAATGATTGAATGAGATTAATTAGCTTTGAAAACTTTGGTTTAGTGCTCTGTGGATCAATAATTAAAGGGATAATTTTAAGATCCATTTATTTCCATTCTCAGATTTAAAGGATATTTGAAATTAATTCTCATTATGATATGCAGATCTAAGGAAAAAAGTTATTGTTGGTTGCACACAATAATCATtacattcttttcttaaattctatATGCCAATTTATCAAagatttttgttgaaatatacctaataaatgtttatttttccagttatgaaattttgcttttacaacttaattagaaatgaaaatttaattagAATAGAGTTTTCTAGTTTTAATAAAGGTCTTTGAAGCCtactgaaatttttttaattttggaaatttttgaaaaatgctgGGAAATAATAAGATTTTAGAAGTGTGCAGATataatacaatttttaatatCAAATCTCAAAATTCCAAAAGCATAATTAGGATAGTAAAAAATTATCTTTCCCACCTTCAGAAGCACTAGTTTTCTTTCCCACTGGCAACAGCTGATACAGCTGTATCTTCCAGAGATATgatacatagacacacatatgTAGAGTCTTTTATATCCTCCTTAAACTATTCCTGTACCTTATTTTTAAAGCCTGATAGTATATTTTAAGAAtctctttttatggctgtgctgcATTGCATTGTGTGACATAGTATAACATATTTGGCCAACTGGGTATTCATGCacatttaagttgtttcattCTTGTCTTATAAGGATATTAGACTAAATAatctcctctatccgtggaattctccaggcaagaatactggagtgggtaggcattccctcctccagggaatctttctgacccaggaatcaaacctgggtctccagcattgcagatagcttctttacagtctgagccaccaggcaagcccaaataatcttttatatatatatatatatacatatatatacacatatatacatatatatatacacatatatacatacatacatatatatatatatatgttatttgcATATTTGCAAAAATATGTGTAGGATAAATTCCTGGAAGTGGAACTGCTGAGTCTTGGATTGTTTCATAGTTTTGCTAGATATtgccaaattgtcttccacaTAGTCCTGTATCAGGAGATGAGATTCCTTCCCTTCTACCTGGCAGCAGCAGCTATTGAACTTCATAGTCTTTGCCAATTTGAGAGGTAGGAAATGGCTTCTTAACATGGTTTCAATTTACGGCTATGTTTCCTTTCATATGTTTAGGG
This window contains:
- the LOC102188781 gene encoding lysozyme-like protein 1; the encoded protein is MKAAGILALMGCLVTAVEPKIYTRCKLAKIFSRASLDNYRGFSLGNWICMAYYESHYNTTAQTQLQDGSTDYGIFQINSDTWCRNTKLQEKNRCHVACSALMTDDLTDAIICAKKIVKETDGMNYWQGWKKNCEGRDLSEWKKGCEVS